A region of the bacterium genome:
GCTCTGGAGATAGAAGAATGAGAAAAATTAAAGAAAATATTTGTCCGCAAAATTCCACCTGTATGAATGTTAAAAATTGCTGCGCAAACTTGATTGAAGAATTAGGGTATGGTTTCCCTGCGCCAATGATTGAAAATGAAAAATGCACTTACTGTGAAAAATGTACAGCAGCACATATTAAAAGCTGTTCTATAGAAAAAAAATAAAAGAAAGGTCTATAATTATGATA
Encoded here:
- a CDS encoding 4Fe-4S ferredoxin yields the protein MRKIKENICPQNSTCMNVKNCCANLIEELGYGFPAPMIENEKCTYCEKCTAAHIKSCSIEKK